A region of Flavobacterium album DNA encodes the following proteins:
- a CDS encoding S41 family peptidase yields the protein MQDKKHPSPEAAGYIEEVLDILQKNSVNKKNIDWTILRKKVKEKAGDAQTIADTYPSIHYALTLLGDGHSYFAPVTDVSEDDKGAPPVLHDEIVPGNIGYIRVRYCMGNAKQKQQYVDAILNDIRIRDKQELIGWIVDLRGNFGGDMSPMLAGMGPLLGNGIIGYTQYPDGKESTWRYDKGKFLFEEGSDTIKQEEYILKNNNPFVAVLTDTLTASSGEAVTVAFRARPKTKSFGTHTYGVPTSNQRFDLSDGSNILLTVGVFADRNHNPYRGPIYPDTETTNDKALPEAVNWLKRQNRQ from the coding sequence ATGCAGGACAAAAAACATCCTTCTCCTGAAGCTGCGGGTTATATCGAAGAGGTTTTAGACATCCTTCAAAAAAATTCAGTAAACAAGAAGAATATTGATTGGACTATATTACGGAAGAAGGTAAAAGAAAAAGCCGGTGATGCACAAACGATCGCTGATACTTACCCTTCTATTCATTATGCGTTAACGTTGCTTGGCGACGGCCATAGCTATTTTGCTCCTGTTACAGATGTATCAGAGGATGATAAAGGAGCCCCGCCTGTGTTGCACGACGAAATAGTACCCGGTAATATAGGCTATATAAGAGTAAGATACTGCATGGGCAATGCTAAACAGAAGCAACAATATGTTGATGCTATCTTAAATGATATACGCATCAGGGATAAGCAGGAACTAATTGGTTGGATTGTTGACCTCAGGGGAAACTTCGGAGGGGATATGTCGCCAATGCTTGCCGGTATGGGGCCTCTGCTTGGCAATGGGATTATAGGATACACGCAGTACCCTGACGGAAAAGAAAGTACTTGGCGTTATGACAAAGGGAAGTTTTTATTCGAAGAAGGCAGCGATACAATAAAACAGGAAGAATATATCCTTAAGAACAATAATCCTTTTGTTGCGGTGCTGACGGATACCCTCACAGCCAGCTCAGGTGAGGCGGTCACAGTTGCTTTTCGCGCAAGGCCAAAAACAAAAAGTTTTGGAACCCATACCTATGGTGTACCAACAAGCAATCAGAGGTTCGATCTTTCGGATGGTTCTAATATACTGCTTACTGTAGGGGTATTTGCCGACAGAAATCACAATCCCTATCGCGGGCCCATATATCCTGATACCGAAACAACCAATGATAAAGCACTACCCGAAGCCGTGAATTGGCTGAAAAGGCAAAACAGGCAATAA
- a CDS encoding helix-turn-helix transcriptional regulator, which produces MNRFDRITAILIQLQSKRVVKAQDLADRFGISLRTVYRDIRSLEEAGVPLYGEAGIGYSLVDGYRLPPIMFTREEAMAFLTAEKLMEKFTDGSLQQHFGSAMYKVKAVLRGSEKDMVETLEDNILVMNMKQDKKSPGNILDVLLEATAEKKVVKLVYRAFGNEENSERLIEPLGIFHENDNWYSIAWCHLRESYRQFRADRIISVAITEKPQQERTSLKEYYEQHQKAKEAVALIKAVIRVDKSVAKYMEQQRHYFGFISDKVTEDYVEMTFLLRSFEEGLPRWLLMFADCTEIIEPQELKDKIALLLENIVQKHPLRNSIEV; this is translated from the coding sequence ATGAACCGCTTTGACAGGATTACCGCGATATTGATACAGCTACAGTCCAAAAGGGTAGTGAAGGCACAGGACCTGGCCGACAGGTTCGGCATAAGCCTGCGCACCGTATACCGCGATATCCGCTCCCTTGAAGAGGCCGGCGTACCGTTGTATGGCGAAGCGGGCATAGGCTACTCGCTTGTAGATGGCTACAGGCTGCCGCCCATCATGTTTACCCGCGAAGAGGCAATGGCATTCCTTACCGCCGAAAAGCTCATGGAAAAATTTACCGACGGCAGCCTGCAGCAGCATTTTGGCTCTGCAATGTATAAGGTAAAAGCGGTTTTACGCGGAAGCGAAAAAGATATGGTTGAAACGCTGGAAGATAATATCCTTGTCATGAACATGAAACAGGATAAAAAATCGCCGGGCAATATCCTGGATGTTTTGTTGGAGGCCACTGCCGAAAAGAAAGTAGTGAAGCTGGTGTACAGGGCGTTTGGCAATGAGGAGAACAGCGAAAGGCTTATAGAGCCGCTGGGTATTTTCCACGAGAATGATAACTGGTACAGCATTGCGTGGTGCCACCTTCGTGAAAGCTACCGTCAATTCAGGGCCGACAGGATCATCAGCGTAGCAATTACCGAAAAGCCGCAGCAGGAACGCACCTCCTTAAAAGAATATTACGAGCAGCATCAAAAGGCCAAAGAAGCAGTGGCGCTGATAAAAGCCGTTATAAGAGTGGATAAAAGCGTTGCGAAATACATGGAGCAGCAGCGGCATTATTTCGGTTTTATATCCGATAAAGTAACTGAGGATTATGTCGAAATGACGTTCCTCTTACGGTCGTTCGAGGAAGGCCTTCCACGTTGGCTGCTCATGTTCGCCGACTGTACCGAGATCATTGAGCCGCAGGAATTGAAAGATAAAATAGCGCTTCTACTTGAAAATATTGTGCAAAAGCACCCGCTGCGGAATAGTATAGAAGTGTGA
- a CDS encoding DUF1697 domain-containing protein gives MPAYLALLRGINVSGKKIIKMEDLRKLMESAGYGNVKTYIQSGNVIFSSVEKSKEKLAEAIEKLIEGQYGFDVSVFVVDKNDLDKAVDNNPFTEGKVPEEAGTKKIYVTFLSEVPSEESMEKLRQAPIGDDVIALHENILYFRLAIGAADSKLSNNLIESKLKLKATTRNWNTTLKLLEMLENT, from the coding sequence ATGCCTGCCTATCTCGCACTCCTTCGCGGCATCAATGTCAGCGGAAAAAAGATCATTAAGATGGAAGACCTCCGCAAGCTGATGGAATCTGCCGGATATGGAAACGTAAAGACCTATATCCAAAGCGGCAATGTGATTTTCAGCAGTGTTGAAAAATCTAAAGAAAAGCTGGCAGAAGCTATTGAGAAACTCATCGAAGGTCAGTATGGCTTTGATGTTTCTGTATTTGTAGTTGATAAGAACGATTTAGATAAAGCTGTTGATAACAACCCGTTTACAGAAGGTAAAGTCCCCGAAGAAGCCGGTACCAAAAAGATATACGTTACTTTTCTGAGTGAGGTGCCATCGGAAGAAAGCATGGAAAAATTAAGGCAGGCGCCTATAGGCGACGACGTTATAGCGCTTCATGAAAATATATTGTATTTCAGGCTGGCTATTGGCGCTGCCGATTCTAAGCTTTCGAACAACCTTATTGAAAGCAAACTGAAGCTGAAAGCCACCACCCGGAACTGGAATACAACATTGAAGCTGCTTGAAATGTTGGAAAATACATAA
- the rlmD gene encoding 23S rRNA (uracil(1939)-C(5))-methyltransferase RlmD, which translates to MGKRKNTDKIVFDNVAVLDAGAKGVSVAKAPDGKVIFIPNVVPGDVVDVQTFKKRKAYYEGKAVHFHEYSADRVIPPCQHFGACGGCKWQNMNYDKQLFYKNREVYNHLKRIGKVELPEFEPIKGSEKQFFYRNKMEFSFSNARWVTEKEVQSGEEIDNRNALGFHIPRMWDKILDITKCHLQEDPSNMIRNAVRDFANENGLEFFNPREHSGLLRTLMIRTASTGEIMVLIQFFDDNKEQREMILDFLAHNFPGITSLQYVVNQKANDTLYDQDIILYKGRDYILESMEGLSFSINAKSFYQTNSDQAYELYSITRDFAGLTGNEVVYDLYTGTGTIAQFVSRKAKKVIGVEAVPEAIADAWENAKRNNITNCEFFVGDMKVVFNEEFIATHGKPDVIITDPPRDGMHKDVIDQILRIAPDKVVYVSCNSATQARDLALMDEKYKVTRVRPVDMFPQTHHVENVVLLEKR; encoded by the coding sequence ATGGGAAAAAGGAAAAATACCGACAAGATAGTATTTGACAATGTGGCCGTGCTGGATGCCGGTGCAAAAGGCGTTTCGGTGGCTAAGGCCCCTGACGGAAAAGTGATCTTTATACCAAATGTAGTGCCCGGCGATGTTGTAGACGTACAGACCTTTAAGAAGAGGAAAGCCTACTACGAAGGCAAAGCAGTGCATTTCCATGAATATTCGGCGGACAGGGTAATACCGCCCTGCCAGCATTTTGGCGCATGCGGCGGCTGCAAATGGCAGAATATGAACTATGACAAGCAGCTGTTCTATAAGAACCGCGAGGTGTACAACCACCTGAAGCGCATCGGCAAGGTAGAGCTTCCTGAATTTGAACCGATCAAGGGCAGTGAAAAGCAATTCTTTTACCGCAATAAAATGGAGTTCTCCTTCTCGAATGCCCGCTGGGTAACCGAGAAAGAAGTACAGAGCGGCGAAGAGATCGATAACCGCAATGCGTTGGGCTTCCACATTCCACGCATGTGGGATAAAATTTTAGACATTACCAAATGCCACCTGCAGGAAGACCCGAGCAACATGATACGCAATGCTGTGAGGGATTTTGCCAATGAAAACGGACTGGAATTCTTCAACCCACGCGAGCATTCGGGATTACTGCGCACACTGATGATACGCACGGCCTCTACCGGCGAGATCATGGTGCTTATCCAGTTCTTTGACGACAATAAGGAACAAAGGGAAATGATATTGGATTTCCTTGCGCATAATTTCCCGGGCATTACCTCATTGCAATATGTGGTGAACCAAAAAGCGAACGATACCCTTTACGACCAGGACATTATACTCTACAAAGGGCGTGACTATATACTGGAATCGATGGAAGGTCTGAGCTTTAGCATCAATGCCAAATCGTTTTACCAGACCAATTCCGACCAGGCGTATGAACTATACAGCATAACCCGCGACTTTGCAGGGCTGACAGGTAATGAAGTGGTGTACGACCTTTATACCGGTACCGGTACCATAGCGCAGTTCGTATCGCGCAAAGCCAAAAAAGTGATAGGCGTTGAAGCCGTTCCTGAAGCCATTGCCGATGCCTGGGAAAACGCAAAGCGCAATAATATTACCAATTGCGAGTTCTTTGTGGGAGACATGAAAGTAGTGTTCAACGAGGAATTTATTGCCACGCACGGGAAACCGGATGTGATCATAACCGACCCACCGCGCGATGGCATGCACAAGGATGTTATCGACCAGATATTGCGCATCGCACCCGACAAAGTGGTATACGTAAGCTGCAACTCGGCCACACAGGCGCGCGACCTGGCACTCATGGACGAAAAATATAAAGTTACGCGCGTTCGCCCTGTAGATATGTTCCCACAGACGCACCATGTGGAAAATGTTGTACTTTTGGAAAAAAGATAA
- the rocD gene encoding ornithine--oxo-acid transaminase — protein MSVLEKLSSADAIMLEDKHGAHNYHPLPVVLSRGEGVYVWDVEGKRYYDFLSAYSAVNQGHCHPKIINAMMEQAQTLTLTSRAFYNDQLGRYEEYVTNYFGFDKVLPMNTGAEAVETAIKLCRKWAYERKGIAEHEAKIIVCENNFHGRTTTIISFSNDENARKNFGPYTAGFIKIAYDDIEALENVLKTEKNIAGFLVEPIQGEAGVYVPAEGYLAKAKELCAANNVLFIADEVQTGIARTGKLLAVNHENVQPDILILGKALSGGAYPVSAVLANDEIMNVIKPGQHGSTFGGNPVAAAVAIAALEVVKEENLAENAEALGKLFREKMNEYIATSSIATLVRGKGLLNAVVINDTEDSSTAWDICMAMRDNGLLAKPTHGNIIRFAPPLVMNEEQILDCVSIITNTLKQFEK, from the coding sequence ATGTCAGTTTTAGAAAAATTAAGTTCGGCAGATGCCATCATGCTGGAAGATAAACACGGAGCGCACAACTACCATCCGCTGCCTGTGGTTTTGAGCAGGGGCGAAGGCGTATATGTGTGGGATGTGGAAGGCAAAAGGTATTACGATTTCCTTTCGGCTTACTCAGCAGTTAACCAGGGTCATTGCCATCCGAAGATCATTAACGCCATGATGGAGCAGGCGCAAACGCTTACGCTTACATCGCGCGCATTTTATAACGACCAGTTGGGCAGGTATGAAGAATACGTGACCAATTATTTTGGTTTCGATAAAGTGCTGCCAATGAATACCGGAGCTGAGGCTGTAGAAACTGCCATCAAGCTTTGCCGCAAATGGGCATACGAAAGAAAAGGCATTGCAGAGCATGAAGCGAAGATCATCGTATGCGAAAATAACTTCCATGGCAGGACAACAACGATCATTTCTTTTTCTAACGATGAGAACGCCAGGAAGAATTTCGGGCCTTATACAGCCGGCTTCATTAAGATAGCTTACGATGATATCGAAGCGCTTGAGAACGTTTTGAAAACGGAGAAAAATATAGCGGGCTTCCTTGTAGAGCCTATACAGGGCGAAGCAGGCGTATATGTGCCAGCCGAAGGTTACCTGGCAAAAGCAAAAGAATTGTGTGCCGCTAACAATGTGCTTTTCATTGCTGATGAAGTCCAGACAGGCATTGCCCGTACCGGTAAACTTCTTGCCGTAAACCATGAGAACGTACAGCCGGATATCCTTATCCTTGGCAAGGCCCTTTCAGGTGGCGCTTATCCGGTTTCGGCAGTATTGGCGAATGATGAGATAATGAACGTCATCAAACCGGGCCAGCATGGATCTACCTTTGGCGGAAATCCTGTAGCGGCTGCCGTTGCCATCGCTGCGCTTGAAGTGGTTAAGGAGGAGAATTTAGCCGAAAATGCTGAGGCGCTTGGAAAGCTTTTCCGTGAAAAAATGAACGAGTACATTGCAACAAGCAGCATTGCGACCCTTGTAAGGGGTAAAGGGCTGCTTAATGCCGTTGTTATAAACGACACAGAGGACAGCTCTACTGCATGGGATATCTGCATGGCGATGAGGGACAACGGCCTTTTGGCCAAACCTACACACGGCAATATCATCCGTTTTGCGCCACCATTGGTAATGAACGAAGAACAGATCCTTGACTGTGTATCTATCATTACAAATACACTAAAACAATTCGAAAAATAA